The genomic stretch ATGATCTGGTCCGGCGGCAAAATGCCGGCGGCGAGCAAGGTATCCTCGGAGAAGCCGGGCAGGTCCGGCAACGCGATCGTGCGCCGGACTGCCTCGGCATGCAGCGGCGCGTCGCCCAGATAGAGCGGGCGCAGCGTCGACCAGGTCCACGGCAGCGCGCCCGGCATGGTCGCGAGATTGCGCCAGATCAGATTGACGACGCTGGTACCGAGCACCTTTCGGATGTCCGAGAAAATTTCAGCGATTTCGCCGGCGGCATCCTCTTCGCGCACCGACGGAACGCTCTCCTGCGCTTTCATGCGTTTTCTCAATCCCGAAAATCGGCGGCGACGTTGCCGAGCCCCGACAGCTCTATCACGACGCTGTCGCCGGCGTTGAGCCACACCGTCTTCACCAGGCTTCCGGTGAGCACGATCTGCCCGGCATGCAAACCGCGGCCATCGGCGGCCAGATGATTGGCGAGCCAGGCGAGTGCGTTGTGCGGATGGCCGAGCACGTCGGCGCCGGTGCCGCGGCCGGCTTCCTTGCCGTTGATGACGGCGCGGCCGACGACGTTGAGGAGATCAGGCGCGGCCGATCGCGCGACGGGTTGGCCGAGCACGCAGCCGGCGCCGAAGAAATCATCCGCCACCAGGGTCGGCGCGCCAATGGTTTCCCATTTGACGTAACGGTCGTCGACGATCTCGATCGCGGGGTGATAGGCCTCGACCGCCTCGTGCACCCATTCGGCGGTGAACGGCGCTTCCGATGGCGTCAGATCGCGCGCCAGCCGCACCGCGATCTCGCATTCGACGCCGACCTGGATGTAGTCGCCGGCCTTGAGCTGCGCGCCGCTCTCGTAGACGCCCTTGGCGAACACGCCGCCGCTGCAGGGATGGGGGATGTCGAGATATCGCTGCATCACCGCGCTGGTGCAGCCGATCTTGTAGCCGACCATGGCGCCGAACTGCGGCAGCAGCAGGTCGTGGACCGCGCGCTGGATCTGGTAGCCTTCCGCCTCGTCGCGCGGCGCGATGTCAGGCGGGAGCGAATCGAGCTTCGTCCGCTTGCGGCGGGCGCTCGCGATGACTTTCGCGGCCGCGAGATTGTTGTCCATCAGCGGCAGCCTTCCGTTCTACACAACAAAATGACCGCACGCGGCGGTCACGCCCTACTCGTCCCTGTAAACCTTCTCGCGTTTCTCGTGGCGTTCCTGCGCTTCCACCGACAGCGTTGCGATGGGGCGGGCTTCCAGCCGCTTCAGCGAGATCGGTTCCCCGGTCTCCTCGCAATAGCCGTAGGTGTTGTCCTCGATGCGCTGCAGCGCGGCGTCGATCTTGGAGATCAACTTGCGCTGGCGGTCGCGGGCGCGCAGTTCGATGGCGCGATCGGTTTCGGAAGAGGCGCGATCAGCGAGATCGGGATGATTGACGTTCTCTTCCTGCAGGGTCTGCAGCGTGATCTTCGATTCCCTCAGGATCTCGTCCTTCCACGCCAGAAGCTTTGCGCGAAAATAATCGCGCTGGCGCTCGTTCATGAAAGGCTCTTTTTCGGAGGGTCGATAATTCTTCAACTTTTCCAAGGCCAGCCCATCTTCACGTACAAGGCGGCGGGCAAAAAGGTCCGTCCGCGCGCGCCTTATATAGCGGCGGGTTGTGACAGACAATATCGGCCGCTGGGGAAAGGAGGTACCTCCCCATGGCCTTGCACAGACAATCGTCGCCGGCCCGTCCGGGGCGGGCCGGATCTGGTTCCCGGCGCCCTAATAGCCGACCGTAAAGCGCTGGCGGATATGGGCCGGACGCTCGATTTCGTCGGCGAGTGCAACTGCGAAGTCCTCGAAGGAGATCCAGCTTTTCCCGTCGGCGGCGGTCAAAAGCTGGTTGGTCCCGAGCCGGAACTTGCCGGTCCGCTCGCCTGCGGTGAACACGGCCGAGGGCGACAGGAAGGTCCAGTTCAGCTCCTTTTCCTTCCCCAACAGGTCGAGGAAGAGCGCCCCCTTCTCGGCCTCGGCCTTGTACTGGGCCGGAAAGCCCGCCGTCGTCACCAGCCGGACGCCGGGGGCCACTTCCAGGCTGCCGGCGCCGCCGACGACGAGGTAGCGGCCGACTCTGGAATCGCGGGCAGCTCCGATCAGTTTGGCCGGGTCGCTATCGAGGAAATGCACCGAACTGATCGCGGCGTCATGCCTGGCCAGAAGCTGGGCAAGGCCGGCCTGGTCCAGCACGTCGCCCTTCTTCGCCGTGACATTGGCCTGGGCGGCGATCTTTTCGGGGTTACGGGCGATGGCGGTCACGCTGTGGCCACGGCGGGCGAGTTCGGCGGTGATACGCGAACCGGCATTGCCGGAGGCGCCGACGACGGCGATTTTCATGAAGGTCTCCTTGGGGGGTATGGTATCCAATGGAGACTAGATAGCGAAAAGCGTGTAAGTGTTAAGAGAGCACTTTGGGGTCACCTGATTACGCCGGAGTAACCGCCAAAGAGAACTATCAGGAGAACGATGATGAAAGTCGCCAACGCCTATTCGGCCGATTGCCCGACGCGCCAGATCCTGGATCGCGTCGGCGACAAATGGGCGGTGCTGATCCTGCTGCTCGTGCGCGACGAGCCGATGCGCTTCAATGCGCTCCGCCGCGCGATCGAGGGCATCTCGCAAAAAATGCTGTCGCAGGTGCTGAAGAGTCTCGAGCGCGACGGACTGATCCGCCGCCGCGCGATCGCGACCGTGCCGGTGACGGTGGAATATTCGATCACGCCGCTCGGCACCACGCTGGCCGGCGCGGTCGATCCGTTGCGCGACTGGGCGGAAAGCAACCTGAAGGAAGTTTTGAATGCGCAACGGCGCTACGACGCACAGCGCAAGCAGGCCGCGGCGTGAGACGATGTGTCGGGAGAGGGCATCTTCCGGCTCTGTGGCTTCATCCTTCGAGTCGCGCTGCTGTCGCAGCGCTCCTCAGAATGAGGTCTGAGACCCTCATGGTAAGGAGCGCGGCAACGCCGCGCGTCTCCGGACGATGCTTCGCATCGCCGGGAGAACCATGAGGCCATGAAATGCAGGATCGATCTAGCAGTTTGCTGAAAAACTCAGAATAGATGTGACGTTGAGCAACAATCGAATCGAAAAACGGCCGTTTCTTGAATCTATCGTGCGTTTCGCGCTCGGTTCTTGAATCAAAGTTGCTCATGGCCTCCATGAAAACTCTTTTTCCGCAAACTGCTAGACCTGCCCGGCCTTGGCGAGTTCGACTTCGACGCGCAGCTCGATCTCGGACAGTACCGCATCGAGGCCGGGATCGCCGGAGGAGGATTTCAGATTGGCGGCGGCATCGCGCAGCCGGTTGACGGTGGAGGCATTGAGATTGCCGGACAGCAGCCCGAGCTTGAGGTCGTCGAGCACGTCGAGCGCGCCCTTGCCGCGCGCGACCGAGCGCTTGCGGCGTTCGGTCGGATCCTCGATGCCCTGCAAGGCCAGCAGCCCGTCGAGGCTGGTGGCGGCTTTCGGCGCAGTGGCGGAACGGGTCTCCTCGGGCACGGCCGGCGCATCCGGCAGCGAAAAGCCGGTCGAACTGGTTCGCCGCGTGTTACTCGCGGGCGATCCAAGCGTGGTGCCGTTCGGTCCGTAGATGCGCATGGTCATGATCCCGCAGGATGGAGTGGCGAGAGCTTCGCCTTGTTATGGTTAATGGCGCGTAAACGACCCGGCAAAATCTGCCGCCAGGCGGCAGTTTCGCGCGTGCTGGCCAACCGGAGCCAAACCAGCTCGCGACAATTTCCATAAATATATCAATACATTGCCTGCGCGGCGCGACGTGGCACCGATCTCGCATAGTTAATGCTGGATCGCCGTCATGGGAGTGTCGCGCGGTCCGCTGGAAGACCCAAAGGGGAGCACAGGATGCCCGGCATCCGTACGGCAAGAGTATTTCGGCTGGCCTGCGCCGCGCTGTTGGCGCTGGCGCTGTCGGCCATGTCCGCAAGTGCGACCTCGCGGATCAAGGACCTCGCCAATATCGAAGGCGTGCGGCAGAACCAGCTGATTGGCTACGGCCTCGTCGTCGGCCTCAACGGCACCGGCGACACGCTGAACAACATTCCCTTCACCAAGCAATCGCTGCAGGCGATGCTGGAACGCATGGGCGTCAACATCCGCGGCGCCACCATCCGCACCGGCAACGTCGCCGCCGTCATGGTCACCGGCAATCTGCCGGCGTTCGGCACCCAGGGCACCCGGATGGACGTCACCGTCTCCGCCCTCGGCGATGCCAAAAATCTCATGGGCGGCACCCTGCTCGTCACCCCCCTGCTCGGCGCCGACGGCAACGTCTATGCGGTGGCGCAAGGCTCGCTTGCGATCGGTGGCTTCCAGGCCGAAGGCGCCGCTGCCAGTGTCACCCGCGGCGTGCCGACGGTCGGCCGCATCGCCAACGGCGCCATCATCGAACGCGAGATCGAGTTCGCGCTCAATCGCCTGCCCAATGTGCGGCTGGCGCTGCGCAACGCCGACTTCACCACCGCCAAGCGCATTGCGGCCGCGGTCAACGACTATCTCGGCGTCAAGACCGCCGAGCCGATCGATCCCTCCACGGTGCAGCTGGCGATTCCCGCCGAATTCAAGGGCAACGTCGTCGCCTTCCTGACCGAGATCGAGCAGTTGCAGGTCGAGCCGGATCTCGCCGCCAAGATCGTGATCGACGAACGCTCCGGCATCATCGTGATGGGCCGCGACGTCCGCGTCGCCACCGTCGCGGTGGCGCAAGGCAATCTCACCGTGACGATTTCGGAAAGCCCGCAGGTCAGCCAGCCCAATCCGCTGTCGCGGGGCCGAACCGTGGTGACGCCGCGCAGCAGCGTCAGCGTCTCCGAGGACGGCAAGAAATTGGCGGTCGTGAAAGACGGCGTCTCGCTGCAGCAGCTCGTCGACGGCCTCAATGGCCTCGGCATCGGGCCGCGCGACCTGATCGGCATCCTGCAGGCGATCAAGGCCGCCGGCGCGATCCAGGCCGACATCGAGGTGATGTGATGCAGAGCAGCCTGGTCAGCAGCACCGCCGGCAGCATGCCCGCGAAAGCGGTCATGCCGATGTTCAACGGCCGTGTGGATCCGCAGTTCGCAGAGGCGCTGAGCAAGGTCTCGCCGCAGGCGCAAGCCAAGGCCAAGGCGACGGCGACCGACTTCGAAGCGATGTTCCTGAATTCGATGTTTTCGCAGATGACCAGCGGCATCAAGGGCGACGGCCCGTTCGGCGATACGCCGGGCACCGGAGTGTGGCGCTCGATGCTGACGGACGAATATTCGAAATCGTTCGCGAAAGCCGGCGGCGTCGGGATTTCCAACGACGTGTTCCGCACGCTGATCCTGCAGCAAGCCAACCGCGCCGGCTGATCCAAAGGGAGCCCGACATGAATCAACGCCCTCAACCAAGGCCGGCCCCCGCACCGATTGCGGCGCCGAAGGCTGTGATTTCCACACCCGTCGAGGCCCGCAGGCTTGCTGAAGAGCTGATGGACGTGATGAGCGCGCTGCTCGGCATCATCGAGCGCGAGACCGAACTGGTCCGCGCCGGCAAGGTGCGCGAGGCGATGATGCTGGCGGAGGAGAAGTCCGGACTGTCACGCCGCTATATGATTGCGCTGGAAAATCTGAGAACGGGGCAAAACTATCTGGCGCAGGTATCGCCTGAATTGCTGACCGCGCTGCGGCGCCATCACGACACCTTCCGCGCCATGCTGCAGATCAATCTCACCGTGCTTGCGACCGCGCATGCGGTTTCCGAAGGCATCGTGCGCGGCGTCAACGCCGAGATCCAGCGCCGCAACATCCCCAATACCTACACCGCCGCCGGACAGCGCGCGACGCCGGGACCGCGCCACATCACGCCGCTGGCGGTCAGCCGTTCGCTCTGATCCAACATTTACATTTTTCATAAAATTCGTGCGCAGGCGTCAGCGCGGCATTCAGCGCGTTCTCTAACTCCGCGTTGAGAGGTGCCCCGTATAGTTGCGGTCCGAGAGGGGTTGGGATTTGACTCGAGCAAGCTAGTGCCGTCGCGCTAGGAGGCACCATGAGTACAGATTTCAGCATCAAGCCGGTGGGGGCACCGGTCGCCGCACCGATTGTTCAGCCCGTGAACGATGCGGCCCAGCATGCCGTCAAGACCGATCTGCCGGCGAGCCAGAGCGTCACGGCAACGGACGCGAGTTCGCGCGCCGCCAGCGATTCCGACGCCGTCACCGTTTCGCTTTCGAATGATTCGCTATCGAATGGTTCGCTATCGAACCAGGTGTTCATCGACCGCGACGCCGCCGCGGTCGTCTATCAGGTCGTGGACAACCGGACGAGCCAGGTGGTGAAACAGTTTCCCGACGAAGCGGTGCTGCGCCGCCGCGCCTATTTCCACGCGCTCGACCTGACCAAAGAGGCGCCGACGCGTCTGCGCGCCACCGACCGCAGCGCTTAGGAGGCGGAAGGTCTGATCATCAGCTGGATTGCGTCGCGTAGGCCGTGTCGAGATAGGTTGATCCGGTCGCGGGGTCGGTGACGACGTTCTTGATCAGCGCCGTTCCAGCTTTCGTCAGGATAAATTTGGTATCCCCGATCCGGAACGACTGATCCTTGACCAGCACATCCTGATATTTGCTGGTGGCGTCGCTCTGGTAATGCACCTTGGCGCGAAAGCCAGACACGTTCGAGACTGTGATCTTGAACGTCTTGCTGTTGGCGTATTTTCCGGTCCAGGTGCCCTGATAGAGCTTGGAATCGACTGCCACATAGGAGGTCTTGGAGGGGACGGTCAGCCCAACAGTCTTGTAGTTGGCCGACAGGATGCTCATCAGGTCGACCATCTGCTCCTCCGTCGCCGCGACCGGAATTTCAGCCCCGGCCCGCCAGGCCGGCAGCGATGTTGCAGTTGATGTCTATCAGCGACTTCAACTTCGCCGGATCCGGGTTCATCTGCATATCCACCGTCTGCTTCATCACGAACACGCCGATATTGGCGATGTTCTGACGGACTTCTTTCGGCTGGGGATTTTCGTCGGTCTGCGCCGCGCTCATGAAGATCGACCACAGCCGGCGATTGAACAGCAGCGCGCTTTCCATGGCCTTGCCGGGACCGGCCCAGTTGGATTGAACTTCCTGGAGTTGCCGTGCAGCTTTCAGCAGCGCCTGCGCCTCTATTTCACGCGGAGAAGATGTCGCTTGTGACGCACGGGCGTAGGCTTGGGCTGCATTGGACATTCAATAACCTCGGAGGGAGCGGATCGCAGGCCGCGGGGCTTCAAAACTGCTTAACTTTCATACAGGTGGTGCCTTTAAATAGGGTTAGCGGCGATTATCAATGTGTCCGCTATCCGACAAAAGGCGATGGTTTCGCCCTGTCACCTGGAAAGAAAAACGGCGGGGTATCCCCCGCCGCCTTGATCCTTGCCTTCGAAGCCGGGCTGAGCGCAGGAGCTGCAGCACGCTCTGCTGGCTCTGGTTGGCCAGCGACAGCGCGGGCACCGCGATCGACTGGCGGGTCGACAGCGCCTGGCTGTTGGCCGCTTCCTGCGGACCTTTCGCGTTTACCCGCGCCACAATTGCACTAATCATGCGTTTACCAATGGTTAACCAT from Bradyrhizobium sp. Ash2021 encodes the following:
- a CDS encoding fumarylacetoacetate hydrolase family protein; this translates as MDNNLAAAKVIASARRKRTKLDSLPPDIAPRDEAEGYQIQRAVHDLLLPQFGAMVGYKIGCTSAVMQRYLDIPHPCSGGVFAKGVYESGAQLKAGDYIQVGVECEIAVRLARDLTPSEAPFTAEWVHEAVEAYHPAIEIVDDRYVKWETIGAPTLVADDFFGAGCVLGQPVARSAAPDLLNVVGRAVINGKEAGRGTGADVLGHPHNALAWLANHLAADGRGLHAGQIVLTGSLVKTVWLNAGDSVVIELSGLGNVAADFRD
- the dksA gene encoding RNA polymerase-binding protein DksA, giving the protein MNERQRDYFRAKLLAWKDEILRESKITLQTLQEENVNHPDLADRASSETDRAIELRARDRQRKLISKIDAALQRIEDNTYGYCEETGEPISLKRLEARPIATLSVEAQERHEKREKVYRDE
- a CDS encoding NAD(P)-dependent oxidoreductase codes for the protein MKIAVVGASGNAGSRITAELARRGHSVTAIARNPEKIAAQANVTAKKGDVLDQAGLAQLLARHDAAISSVHFLDSDPAKLIGAARDSRVGRYLVVGGAGSLEVAPGVRLVTTAGFPAQYKAEAEKGALFLDLLGKEKELNWTFLSPSAVFTAGERTGKFRLGTNQLLTAADGKSWISFEDFAVALADEIERPAHIRQRFTVGY
- a CDS encoding helix-turn-helix domain-containing protein, which encodes MKVANAYSADCPTRQILDRVGDKWAVLILLLVRDEPMRFNALRRAIEGISQKMLSQVLKSLERDGLIRRRAIATVPVTVEYSITPLGTTLAGAVDPLRDWAESNLKEVLNAQRRYDAQRKQAAA
- a CDS encoding flagellar assembly protein FliX, which gives rise to MRIYGPNGTTLGSPASNTRRTSSTGFSLPDAPAVPEETRSATAPKAATSLDGLLALQGIEDPTERRKRSVARGKGALDVLDDLKLGLLSGNLNASTVNRLRDAAANLKSSSGDPGLDAVLSEIELRVEVELAKAGQV
- a CDS encoding flagellar basal body P-ring protein FlgI, producing the protein MPGIRTARVFRLACAALLALALSAMSASATSRIKDLANIEGVRQNQLIGYGLVVGLNGTGDTLNNIPFTKQSLQAMLERMGVNIRGATIRTGNVAAVMVTGNLPAFGTQGTRMDVTVSALGDAKNLMGGTLLVTPLLGADGNVYAVAQGSLAIGGFQAEGAAASVTRGVPTVGRIANGAIIEREIEFALNRLPNVRLALRNADFTTAKRIAAAVNDYLGVKTAEPIDPSTVQLAIPAEFKGNVVAFLTEIEQLQVEPDLAAKIVIDERSGIIVMGRDVRVATVAVAQGNLTVTISESPQVSQPNPLSRGRTVVTPRSSVSVSEDGKKLAVVKDGVSLQQLVDGLNGLGIGPRDLIGILQAIKAAGAIQADIEVM
- the flgJ gene encoding flagellar assembly peptidoglycan hydrolase FlgJ — protein: MQSSLVSSTAGSMPAKAVMPMFNGRVDPQFAEALSKVSPQAQAKAKATATDFEAMFLNSMFSQMTSGIKGDGPFGDTPGTGVWRSMLTDEYSKSFAKAGGVGISNDVFRTLILQQANRAG
- the flaF gene encoding flagellar biosynthesis regulator FlaF codes for the protein MSNAAQAYARASQATSSPREIEAQALLKAARQLQEVQSNWAGPGKAMESALLFNRRLWSIFMSAAQTDENPQPKEVRQNIANIGVFVMKQTVDMQMNPDPAKLKSLIDINCNIAAGLAGRG